One region of Candidatus Desulfatibia profunda genomic DNA includes:
- a CDS encoding heparinase II/III-family protein translates to MIKKSSLNSVALPDGGIYVMRSEHIYLLAACQPIGINGVGAHKHNDWLSFELCVDDQPIIIDPGTFCYTGNMEMRRLFRSTKYHNTVVVDGREQIEIHNSMFGLTSPHGDVRVLRWESEETHDLLEAEHTGYTRLAEPVTHRRQFLLNKRKNEVEITDTFIGDGEHSFAWYYHLDVGLQSENEVRKIFILQDRKIVLEIEAPDFEIIQRKERGWVSKAYNRRESAEIVCFEGIAVLSSNPSFTQRISINDDFLGDEKE, encoded by the coding sequence ATGATAAAAAAATCTTCCTTGAACTCCGTAGCCCTTCCCGATGGCGGCATCTATGTCATGCGCTCGGAACATATTTACTTGCTGGCTGCCTGCCAACCCATCGGCATCAACGGCGTGGGCGCACACAAGCACAACGATTGGCTCAGTTTTGAGCTTTGTGTTGACGACCAGCCGATCATTATTGACCCCGGCACCTTCTGCTATACCGGCAATATGGAAATGCGAAGGCTTTTCCGCTCCACCAAATACCACAATACCGTAGTTGTCGACGGTAGGGAGCAGATTGAAATCCATAACAGCATGTTCGGTCTAACTAGTCCGCACGGTGATGTCAGGGTTCTGCGATGGGAATCAGAGGAAACCCATGACCTGCTTGAGGCTGAGCACACGGGGTATACCAGGTTAGCCGAGCCTGTTACCCATCGCCGTCAGTTTCTGCTGAACAAAAGAAAAAACGAGGTTGAAATTACCGATACATTTATCGGTGATGGGGAACACTCATTTGCATGGTATTACCACTTGGATGTGGGGCTTCAAAGCGAGAATGAGGTTCGGAAAATATTCATATTGCAAGACCGGAAAATCGTTTTGGAAATTGAAGCGCCTGATTTTGAAATCATACAGAGAAAAGAACGAGGTTGGGTATCCAAGGCTTATAATCGACGGGAAAGCGCCGAAATCGTATGCTTTGAAGGAATTGCGGTTCTTTCGTCCAACCCTTCTTTTACGCAGCGTATCTCTATTAACGACGACTTTCTTGGGGACGAAAAGGAATGA
- a CDS encoding class I SAM-dependent methyltransferase, translating to MKNDYVTKLELAFNNFNQNYAMKSRKDAFGLLDNAKGEFVHYAMTLAYMKKRIEAFGSRKAKCLDAGGHLGILSTLFRDMGYEAINVDNMSNFDEVLFGNALKFMEDHEVAYLNVDLMSPELSIPIGSETIDVVVFQAVIEHLPHSPRLILDEFCRILKRDGSLVICTPNGGNVGSRLTMFRKGDWPYWNLKMFYESKIPFLGHHRLYSINDLDRMANWSGFSRDSTNTIFFDHGTKTKGTFLWKAFWHGCYRPVIYRFFPKWRAGIWAVYNKRL from the coding sequence ATGAAAAATGACTATGTTACTAAGTTAGAGTTGGCGTTTAACAACTTCAACCAGAACTACGCAATGAAGTCCCGAAAGGATGCTTTTGGATTGCTGGATAATGCAAAAGGCGAGTTTGTCCATTATGCAATGACTCTGGCGTATATGAAAAAGCGTATTGAAGCCTTTGGTTCTAGGAAAGCTAAATGCCTGGATGCGGGCGGGCACCTTGGCATCCTGAGTACGCTATTCAGAGATATGGGATATGAAGCGATAAATGTTGACAATATGTCCAACTTTGATGAGGTTTTGTTTGGCAATGCCTTGAAGTTCATGGAAGATCATGAGGTTGCATATCTTAACGTTGACCTTATGTCACCTGAATTGAGTATCCCAATAGGCAGTGAAACCATTGATGTTGTGGTTTTTCAAGCCGTAATTGAACATTTGCCTCACTCTCCCCGGCTAATCTTGGATGAATTCTGCCGGATTCTTAAAAGAGACGGTTCATTGGTAATCTGCACCCCGAACGGAGGAAACGTCGGCAGCAGATTAACGATGTTTAGGAAAGGCGATTGGCCTTACTGGAATCTCAAAATGTTTTATGAGAGTAAAATCCCATTTTTAGGACATCACAGGCTGTATTCGATAAATGATCTTGACCGCATGGCTAATTGGTCGGGTTTTTCACGAGATAGCACTAACACCATATTTTTTGATCATGGAACGAAAACCAAGGGGACTTTTTTGTGGAAAGCATTTTGGCATGGTTGCTACAGGCCAGTGATATATCGGTTTTTTCCGAAATGGCGGGCAGGTATTTGGGCAGTTTACAATAAGCGTTTATGA
- a CDS encoding methyltransferase domain-containing protein, which translates to MMKKNKLQKLLACPDCHTSLSSVDGKLRCGPCDRDFPIISDTPVLFSKNSQSIANEGQVAYAQHDPSSLKNRLKRFLPLPNFIVARPTLHDRLRDTYIFNAPPEAMILNLGSGVQNELTHPGLIDFDIYPHGNTDVAGDAHQLPFIDGCLDGVWLCAVMEHLNRPFAVSNEVYRILKPGGFVLVTVPFIQPRHGSPHDYFRYTLDGLRSVFSSFHEVEGGTTGAGPMGTWAQMTMALAGSFSRKPSLSYAFRFMTGWVLYPFAFLDKLMKDKFKDSPVCGGVCYMGIK; encoded by the coding sequence ATGATGAAAAAAAACAAATTACAAAAGCTGTTGGCCTGCCCTGATTGTCATACATCCCTATCTTCTGTTGATGGAAAGCTGAGATGCGGTCCATGTGACCGGGATTTTCCCATTATCAGTGACACGCCGGTTCTTTTCAGCAAAAATAGCCAATCCATCGCGAATGAAGGGCAAGTTGCATACGCTCAGCATGATCCGAGTTCACTGAAAAACCGACTCAAGCGGTTCCTGCCTTTGCCTAACTTTATTGTAGCCAGACCGACGCTTCATGACAGATTGCGTGATACCTACATCTTTAATGCTCCACCCGAGGCGATGATACTGAACCTCGGAAGCGGGGTTCAGAATGAGTTGACTCATCCGGGTTTAATTGATTTTGACATCTACCCGCATGGGAATACGGACGTAGCCGGTGACGCACATCAATTGCCTTTTATTGACGGTTGTCTGGACGGCGTCTGGCTGTGCGCGGTAATGGAGCATTTGAACCGTCCCTTTGCCGTAAGCAATGAGGTGTACCGAATATTGAAACCGGGTGGATTTGTACTGGTGACCGTTCCCTTTATCCAACCCCGCCACGGCTCACCGCACGACTATTTTCGCTATACATTGGATGGGCTTCGCTCCGTATTCAGCAGTTTTCATGAGGTTGAAGGTGGGACGACGGGTGCCGGCCCGATGGGGACTTGGGCGCAGATGACGATGGCGCTTGCTGGCAGTTTTTCGCGAAAGCCCTCCCTCAGTTATGCTTTCCGATTCATGACCGGGTGGGTTTTGTATCCCTTTGCCTTTTTGGACAAGCTTATGAAAGATAAGTTCAAGGATTCTCCAGTTTGTGGCGGGGTCTGTTACATGGGCATAAAATAG
- a CDS encoding bi-domain-containing oxidoreductase: MLQAIIKDGRVLAKEVPSPVVSKGSVLIRVIYSCISAGTEISGIQSSEKTSLIRKAMKQPEKVEKAWNMFKSEGFMKTVVKVKTFAETERKSAGVPRPTGYSLSGVVLAAGEGVIDLKPGDKVAAAGAGIANHAEFVDVPRNLVMRLPEGLDYKTASTVTLGGIAMQGVRRAQIQLGEFVVIYGTGILGLIALQLVKAAGGRCIAVDIDSRRLKLAKDFGAEMTINSSETNDPVAAVSHFTSGHGADTVIFTAATTKSLALTQAFEMTRKKGRLVMVGVYGRELRRDDIYQKEIDFLISTSYGPGRYDETYEQKGMDYPYAYVRWTENRNMVEYLRLLANGAVDVAAMIEGVFPLNDVANAFEALSKPERPLMVLLNYGKTQNEDAEGYKSSTLEIKRPNAINSNDRIRVGIIGAGNFATGMHLPNLKKLADKYDIRAICNRTGQKAADIAERFGAAYATADYKKVLEDPEIDLTMICTRHNLHGQMVMESLKAGKHTFVEKPLCTTQAELDHIKDFYDNNPQSALPLLMVGFNRRFSKYAREIKKHVMNRVNPLFIHYRMNAGYSPMDSWVHTEEGGGRIIGEACHIIDLFSYLIDSPVRAFSSASLHPKTDSISSSDNKSIILEYEDGSVATLEYFAVGSSKIPKEYMEVHFDEKSIIVDDYKSIRGYSVDTANIKTKRQDKGQLEELIDLYECLKKRTDGWPIPIESMFETTMITLEKAKR; the protein is encoded by the coding sequence ATGCTCCAAGCGATAATAAAAGATGGCCGAGTTCTGGCGAAAGAAGTGCCCTCGCCTGTTGTATCAAAGGGCTCTGTGCTGATCCGGGTCATCTATTCCTGCATTTCAGCCGGCACTGAGATCAGTGGGATCCAATCATCCGAAAAAACATCACTTATCCGGAAAGCCATGAAACAACCTGAAAAGGTTGAAAAGGCCTGGAACATGTTCAAGTCCGAAGGTTTCATGAAAACGGTTGTCAAGGTCAAAACCTTTGCTGAAACCGAAAGAAAGAGTGCGGGTGTGCCAAGGCCCACGGGCTATTCTCTATCAGGTGTTGTCTTGGCAGCAGGGGAAGGCGTTATAGACCTTAAGCCCGGCGACAAAGTGGCTGCCGCCGGCGCCGGCATTGCGAACCATGCCGAATTTGTGGATGTGCCGCGAAATCTTGTAATGCGTCTCCCCGAAGGTCTGGATTACAAAACGGCATCAACGGTCACCCTTGGCGGCATCGCCATGCAAGGCGTCAGGCGTGCCCAAATTCAGTTAGGCGAATTTGTCGTTATCTATGGTACCGGCATACTCGGGCTAATTGCGTTGCAGTTGGTCAAAGCAGCAGGTGGCCGCTGTATTGCGGTGGATATCGATTCACGGCGGCTCAAGTTGGCCAAAGACTTTGGCGCGGAGATGACCATAAACTCATCCGAAACAAATGATCCAGTTGCTGCTGTTTCTCATTTTACTTCCGGCCATGGGGCAGACACCGTCATTTTTACTGCCGCCACAACAAAGTCTTTGGCGCTGACTCAGGCATTTGAAATGACCAGGAAGAAAGGTCGTTTGGTTATGGTGGGGGTTTACGGCCGGGAGTTGCGAAGGGACGACATCTATCAAAAAGAGATCGATTTTCTCATCTCCACCTCATACGGGCCGGGTCGCTACGACGAAACGTATGAGCAAAAAGGGATGGACTACCCTTACGCCTATGTGCGGTGGACTGAAAATCGGAACATGGTGGAATATCTGCGCCTGCTCGCAAACGGCGCTGTAGATGTGGCTGCCATGATAGAGGGCGTCTTTCCTCTCAATGATGTAGCGAATGCCTTTGAAGCCCTGAGTAAGCCTGAAAGACCCCTCATGGTTCTGCTCAATTACGGCAAGACCCAGAATGAAGATGCTGAAGGATACAAATCCAGCACGCTTGAAATCAAAAGACCGAATGCAATAAATTCAAATGACCGGATACGTGTGGGAATTATTGGCGCCGGGAACTTCGCTACCGGCATGCATCTTCCCAATCTTAAAAAACTGGCGGACAAATATGACATCAGAGCCATATGCAACCGTACCGGCCAAAAGGCTGCGGATATTGCCGAACGATTCGGGGCCGCTTATGCCACAGCCGATTACAAAAAAGTGCTGGAAGATCCTGAAATCGATCTGACAATGATCTGTACCAGACACAATCTCCACGGCCAAATGGTCATGGAAAGCCTCAAGGCGGGAAAGCACACATTTGTGGAAAAGCCCCTCTGCACCACACAAGCCGAATTGGATCATATTAAGGACTTCTATGACAACAATCCGCAATCCGCACTGCCACTGCTCATGGTAGGCTTCAACCGGCGTTTCTCAAAGTATGCTCGCGAAATAAAAAAACACGTCATGAACCGGGTCAATCCCCTTTTTATCCATTATCGCATGAATGCCGGTTATAGCCCCATGGACAGTTGGGTGCACACAGAAGAAGGCGGCGGAAGAATTATCGGTGAAGCATGCCACATCATTGATCTGTTTTCATACCTAATTGATTCGCCTGTAAGAGCATTCAGCAGTGCAAGCCTTCATCCCAAAACAGACAGCATCAGCTCCTCAGACAACAAAAGCATAATTCTGGAATATGAAGACGGGTCGGTCGCCACATTGGAGTACTTTGCTGTGGGTTCCAGTAAGATACCGAAAGAATACATGGAAGTTCATTTTGATGAGAAAAGCATAATCGTCGATGACTACAAATCTATCCGGGGATATAGCGTTGACACTGCGAACATCAAAACAAAACGCCAGGACAAAGGGCAGTTGGAGGAGCTTATTGACCTGTATGAATGTTTGAAGAAAAGGACCGATGGCTGGCCAATTCCAATTGAAAGTATGTTTGAAACAACCATGATAACCCTGGAAAAGGCAAAGAGATAG
- a CDS encoding methyltransferase domain-containing protein: MLPNLHNNQWAEAAKQFFTAVSVQNALAFIRMILSECSMDIRGKTVIDAGCGLGQNTMLFALLGAEKVYGVDLDEERISAFRLALESWRRVSDTMDRVELVVEDIMTYIPGRKADLMFCNEMLSHLWDRKAFYKKTSGMLSGGGGGGGIFFPRGKKGGKPKSLPHPKGKRETPGRPRGKGPKGPQGFL, translated from the coding sequence ATGCTGCCGAATCTACACAATAACCAATGGGCCGAAGCTGCAAAACAGTTTTTTACCGCTGTTAGTGTGCAGAACGCACTGGCGTTCATACGGATGATTTTGTCAGAATGCAGCATGGACATTAGAGGTAAAACCGTAATTGATGCGGGTTGTGGACTGGGTCAGAACACGATGCTGTTTGCTTTGCTGGGGGCCGAGAAGGTGTATGGAGTTGATCTCGATGAGGAGCGTATATCGGCATTCAGGCTCGCACTTGAGTCGTGGCGCAGAGTTTCCGATACGATGGATCGAGTCGAGCTGGTTGTCGAAGATATCATGACTTATATCCCCGGACGAAAGGCGGATCTCATGTTTTGCAACGAAATGCTGTCTCATCTCTGGGATCGAAAGGCATTCTACAAAAAGACCTCAGGCATGCTTTCGGGGGGGGGGGGGGGGGGGGGAATTTTTTTCCCCCGGGGGAAAAAAGGGGGAAAACCAAAAAGTTTACCACACCCAAAAGGAAAAAGGGAAACCCCGGGAAGACCCCGGGGAAAGGGACCCAAGGGCCCCCAAGGGTTTTTATAA
- a CDS encoding oligosaccharide flippase family protein: MLARAIGFLTTWILVRHLTPDEYGIFSILDMVAGVSAGLITTGFNWSMVKSVASHRKDPATAWHIAGTVLKIEVIYGLILALGLYLGADFLSKNLFHKPELLFYLRLCSIGVLGNILFTYRNAIFQAFMKFRLNAVFTAGHSLCYLGIIILFLMMDQFSIRAISIVYVSLPLIISIIAIVLLRDGFKKARKERLSAFLSSMGSNYGWLLCYTLCLWFSGQFHMIILSRYFPMQEIGLYGFAYKIYGLSLMLMNAINSVLLPTFSGITENSALRKSFKKTLKGTAVVSVCLLVSIPFLGFFISVFAGERYSGACIMLQILIFGAAISTLLSPPVNILFALDKFKLIAIGGLIFVAINAAGQLTVTPVFGGLGAASIQVASHLVLCLWVTYHSFKLIGIKK, encoded by the coding sequence GTGCTGGCGAGAGCCATCGGCTTTCTCACCACATGGATACTAGTCCGACATCTAACTCCTGACGAATACGGTATTTTTTCAATTCTCGATATGGTGGCAGGCGTTTCGGCAGGACTCATCACCACAGGGTTCAATTGGTCAATGGTCAAGTCAGTGGCAAGTCATAGAAAAGATCCTGCCACAGCCTGGCATATCGCCGGAACCGTACTCAAAATCGAAGTCATATATGGCCTTATTTTGGCGCTTGGGCTCTATCTCGGCGCCGATTTCCTTTCAAAAAACCTTTTCCATAAGCCGGAACTTCTATTCTACCTTCGCCTGTGCAGTATCGGGGTATTGGGGAATATCCTTTTTACCTATAGAAATGCAATTTTCCAGGCATTTATGAAGTTCCGGCTGAATGCCGTTTTTACTGCGGGCCACTCCTTATGCTATTTGGGAATTATTATTCTTTTTCTTATGATGGATCAGTTCAGTATCCGTGCTATTTCCATCGTTTATGTATCACTACCGCTAATCATTTCGATAATAGCGATTGTGTTGCTGAGAGACGGCTTCAAAAAGGCACGAAAGGAGCGTTTGTCTGCCTTTCTTTCCTCGATGGGCTCTAATTATGGATGGTTGCTTTGCTATACGCTTTGTCTTTGGTTTTCCGGTCAGTTTCACATGATTATTCTTTCGAGGTATTTCCCCATGCAGGAGATCGGGCTATATGGTTTCGCTTATAAGATTTACGGACTTTCGCTCATGCTCATGAACGCCATCAATTCAGTGCTTCTTCCCACTTTTTCCGGGATTACAGAAAACAGCGCCCTCAGAAAATCATTCAAGAAAACCCTTAAGGGGACTGCAGTCGTATCCGTTTGTTTGCTCGTAAGTATTCCTTTCCTCGGCTTTTTTATTTCGGTGTTTGCAGGTGAGCGCTATTCCGGGGCATGCATTATGTTGCAAATCTTGATTTTCGGGGCAGCAATAAGCACTTTGCTCTCGCCGCCTGTGAATATCCTTTTTGCGTTGGATAAATTTAAACTGATTGCCATAGGCGGGCTGATCTTTGTCGCAATAAATGCCGCCGGTCAATTAACCGTAACACCGGTTTTTGGCGGTTTAGGCGCAGCGTCAATCCAGGTGGCAAGCCATTTGGTATTATGTTTATGGGTCACCTACCACTCTTTTAAGCTTATTGGAATTAAGAAATGA
- the asnB gene encoding asparagine synthase (glutamine-hydrolyzing), with protein sequence MCGIAGIVDFSGNSVSATDLLNMRDSMLHRGPDDFGAVLLAGNGKSHSNRYVQFRTCEELFGTGKSHSNFNIGFAHRRLSIIDLTAAGRQPMCNEDGTIWITFNGEIYNFEEIRTELEKYGHRFLSKTDTEVIIHAYEQWGMKSLDRFIGMFAFAIWDQSKSRIILARDRVGIKPLYYCFLGPKLVFASEIKAILQYPGIPRKVNLEAFGHYLSFHCVPPPATLFEGISKVESGHYMVIHEPSQIKTVEYWDMFAKRNNESLARSEEDITEEIVNLFQDATKRRMISDVPFGAFLSGGIDSSLNVAMMCRFLDRPVNTFSIGFKDAPAYNELSWSNRIAKLFKTNHHEVIISPQDAISFLPKLVFHQDEPIADSVCVPVYFVSKLAKDNGVSVCQVGEGSDELFCGYPSWLTALKDYSEADTFFGKIKRAPMLASSYLASRLLGKGWGTYDRCHTFYHNEIFWGGAISYREYAKRAILSPRLNKLTYEATPQIISDYKDRFNNRCFLPDPLAWMTYIDLKIRLPELLLMRLDKLNMAVSLEGRVPFLDHRLVEFALSLSQKSKIKTNETKYILKQAIKDILPPDIINRPKQGFQLPVNEWYEDHMHKHFIRVADSFLKDTDYFNATALTRYINRKQVPWIIINFIYWHRMWIEGDMEAVDMV encoded by the coding sequence ATGTGCGGCATTGCAGGCATAGTGGATTTTTCCGGCAATTCAGTATCGGCGACCGATTTACTTAATATGCGCGATTCCATGTTACATAGAGGTCCGGATGACTTTGGTGCAGTTCTTCTGGCCGGTAACGGAAAATCGCATTCAAATAGATATGTGCAATTCAGAACGTGTGAAGAACTATTTGGAACGGGAAAGAGTCATTCAAACTTCAACATAGGATTTGCCCATCGTCGCCTCTCTATTATCGACCTTACAGCGGCTGGCCGCCAACCCATGTGTAACGAAGATGGTACGATCTGGATTACATTTAACGGAGAAATCTATAACTTCGAGGAAATCCGCACTGAACTTGAAAAATACGGTCACCGTTTTCTTTCCAAAACCGATACCGAAGTGATTATCCACGCGTATGAACAATGGGGGATGAAATCGCTTGATCGCTTCATTGGGATGTTCGCTTTTGCGATATGGGACCAGTCAAAAAGTAGGATTATCCTGGCCCGAGACCGGGTGGGTATCAAACCGCTATATTATTGTTTCTTGGGGCCAAAGCTGGTGTTTGCTTCGGAAATAAAGGCTATTTTGCAGTATCCTGGAATACCTCGAAAGGTTAATCTGGAAGCCTTTGGACATTACCTTTCTTTTCACTGTGTTCCCCCGCCCGCAACCTTGTTTGAAGGTATTTCAAAAGTTGAATCGGGCCATTACATGGTCATTCACGAACCAAGCCAGATAAAGACCGTAGAATACTGGGATATGTTTGCGAAAAGGAACAATGAATCTCTAGCCCGTTCAGAAGAGGATATAACCGAAGAAATTGTCAATTTATTTCAAGATGCGACAAAGCGAAGGATGATCAGCGATGTGCCATTTGGGGCGTTTCTTTCGGGTGGCATTGATTCCAGCCTCAATGTTGCCATGATGTGCCGTTTTCTGGATCGACCTGTAAATACCTTCTCAATAGGTTTTAAAGACGCACCGGCTTACAACGAACTATCCTGGAGCAACCGGATAGCCAAGCTGTTCAAGACCAACCATCATGAAGTTATCATTTCCCCTCAAGATGCAATTTCGTTTCTGCCCAAACTTGTTTTTCACCAGGATGAACCTATCGCCGACTCAGTGTGCGTACCCGTTTATTTTGTCTCAAAGCTGGCAAAAGACAACGGCGTAAGCGTATGCCAGGTCGGTGAAGGGAGTGACGAACTGTTTTGCGGCTATCCTTCCTGGCTTACCGCCTTGAAAGATTACTCGGAAGCGGACACCTTTTTTGGAAAAATAAAAAGAGCTCCCATGCTCGCCTCCTCTTATCTTGCCTCTCGCCTATTGGGTAAAGGCTGGGGAACCTATGATCGCTGCCATACTTTTTATCATAACGAAATATTCTGGGGAGGGGCGATAAGTTATAGAGAATACGCAAAAAGAGCTATTTTGTCGCCTCGCTTGAATAAGTTGACTTATGAAGCAACGCCGCAAATTATTTCAGATTATAAAGACCGTTTTAACAACCGTTGTTTTTTACCAGATCCACTAGCTTGGATGACTTATATCGATCTCAAGATCCGTTTACCGGAATTACTGTTGATGCGGCTCGATAAATTGAACATGGCCGTTTCCCTGGAGGGGAGGGTACCTTTTCTGGACCATCGACTGGTTGAATTTGCGTTGAGCCTCTCGCAAAAATCAAAGATAAAAACGAATGAAACTAAATATATTTTAAAGCAGGCAATAAAGGACATTCTTCCCCCTGATATAATCAACAGACCGAAACAAGGCTTCCAGCTTCCTGTAAACGAATGGTATGAAGATCACATGCATAAGCATTTTATCCGTGTAGCTGACAGCTTTCTAAAAGATACTGATTATTTTAATGCCACTGCGCTTACCAGGTACATAAATAGAAAACAAGTTCCATGGATCATTATCAATTTCATCTACTGGCACCGCATGTGGATTGAAGGAGATATGGAAGCTGTAGATATGGTGTAA
- a CDS encoding class I SAM-dependent methyltransferase, whose amino-acid sequence MGGYKKQLKGLHHDIDGPMVVCPFCKADFDYMDDEAHCHKCGKVFSAKNGILCFGSEDAFYEGKFTETKDWSLGQNSGMKKIFKAFYRSISIGAFESRFLSKQLKKIIHGDQAWILDFGCGGGAGILPEHGYVTGVDLSVSSLLEARRLYNRVYQIDGEHLPFPDASFDCVYTSHVFGHIPLHQKSSVINEIYRVLKPGGYLLSSIECDSESIVYKRAKKHPELFSKCYVEEYGHYGLELPDANFKRFRKAGFLPVVELADIHKGYLRPVTSYRNLVAFKGKDAVLFSLGAIANWIEKSRVITRTIDFVFGLMIPVSFLFTPPSHRDSAKIVYRKPE is encoded by the coding sequence ATGGGCGGTTATAAGAAACAATTAAAGGGCTTACACCACGACATTGACGGTCCGATGGTGGTCTGTCCTTTTTGTAAAGCTGATTTTGATTATATGGATGACGAAGCCCATTGCCATAAATGCGGAAAGGTCTTTTCAGCGAAAAATGGGATATTGTGTTTTGGATCGGAAGATGCGTTTTATGAAGGTAAATTCACCGAGACCAAAGATTGGTCACTTGGCCAAAATAGTGGAATGAAGAAAATATTCAAGGCCTTCTACCGCTCAATAAGCATCGGGGCCTTTGAATCCCGTTTTCTCTCAAAACAGCTCAAGAAAATTATTCATGGCGATCAAGCCTGGATTCTCGACTTTGGCTGTGGGGGGGGGGCAGGGATTTTGCCGGAACATGGGTACGTAACGGGCGTAGATCTCTCCGTGTCATCGTTGCTCGAAGCGCGCCGTCTTTACAACCGGGTTTATCAAATCGATGGAGAACATTTGCCGTTTCCGGATGCGTCTTTTGACTGTGTTTACACATCGCATGTCTTCGGGCATATCCCGCTGCATCAAAAATCCAGTGTTATCAACGAAATTTATCGGGTGTTGAAGCCCGGGGGATACCTGCTCAGCAGTATTGAGTGCGATTCGGAAAGCATCGTTTACAAACGGGCAAAAAAACATCCCGAACTCTTTTCAAAATGCTATGTGGAGGAGTATGGTCATTACGGCTTGGAACTCCCCGATGCCAACTTCAAACGATTTCGAAAAGCCGGATTTTTGCCGGTTGTTGAACTTGCGGACATTCATAAAGGCTATCTCAGGCCGGTGACAAGTTACAGGAACCTTGTGGCTTTCAAAGGTAAGGATGCGGTTTTGTTCAGTCTTGGCGCAATAGCAAACTGGATCGAAAAAAGCCGCGTAATAACGCGGACTATTGATTTTGTTTTCGGCTTGATGATTCCAGTCTCGTTTCTTTTTACACCTCCGAGCCATAGGGATTCGGCAAAGATAGTCTACCGGAAACCAGAATGA